The Candidatus Thermoplasmatota archaeon genome includes a window with the following:
- a CDS encoding 30S ribosomal protein S4e, with protein sequence MSKHLKRLAASRTLKIPRKEKKWIIKAQPGPHALDQSVPLGIIARDYLKLCDTYKEAKRVVAHGELLVDGVPRKNHKFPVGLMDVVSIPKLKKDFRMMYDRNGKLCLVPIESIDAEWKLCLIKNKSIIKGKKIQIHLHDGRNLLVEKDEYKTGDVLKLNLKDNTVSDVFKFERGVVALITGGSHVGELANIKEIQIVPSSKPNLAYMTGATEFSTITDYVFPVGKTKPAISLPEVTIQ encoded by the coding sequence ATGAGTAAACATTTGAAACGACTTGCTGCATCAAGAACACTAAAAATACCTCGAAAGGAGAAGAAATGGATTATCAAGGCTCAGCCAGGTCCCCATGCTCTTGATCAATCAGTTCCACTTGGAATAATCGCTCGGGATTATCTGAAACTCTGCGATACGTACAAAGAAGCAAAACGAGTAGTTGCACATGGTGAACTTCTTGTCGACGGTGTCCCTCGGAAAAACCATAAGTTTCCAGTTGGATTGATGGATGTTGTGTCTATCCCGAAGCTAAAAAAGGATTTTCGGATGATGTATGATCGAAATGGAAAACTCTGTCTTGTCCCCATTGAAAGTATTGATGCAGAATGGAAACTTTGCCTGATAAAAAATAAATCAATTATCAAAGGGAAAAAAATCCAGATTCATCTCCATGATGGACGCAATCTGCTGGTCGAGAAAGACGAATATAAAACTGGCGATGTCCTCAAACTTAATCTGAAAGATAACACTGTTTCTGATGTTTTTAAATTTGAACGAGGAGTGGTTGCATTAATTACCGGCGGTAGTCATGTCGGTGAACTTGCAAATATCAAAGAAATTCAAATTGTACCTTCATCAAAACCAAATCTTGCATATATGACGGGTGCAACTGAATTCTCAACAATCACAGACTACGTATTTCCCGTTGGAAAAACCAAACCAGCGATTAGCTTACCTGAGGTGACCATACAATGA